A window of Thiocapsa bogorovii genomic DNA:
TCTAGGTTAGGCGCGCGACGGCGAATATAGGCGCTGCTAGTCAATGGCTGCGGGTTTATCGAGAGATAGTGCTCTAGTTTGGTGTTGATGTTTTCATCGTCTACAGCATCGTCAAGAATTCTGTCTTTTCGGAATGTTCTTAACGCATTAGACGAAGTACATACACCCTGAATGTACTGCTCTGATTCAGAAACATTGATAACTTTTCGTGCAGTTATCGATCCTTTTGCGTCTTGGTAGATGAAAAGTCTGACTCCTCTAGACATGCCTTCCTCCATTTTTGAACGTTTATGGCTAACGTGGCCTTCAGTCGCGAGCCAAGCGGTCTCGACTCCGCGTGCACCCAGTCAGTCACCGACACAAACCCTTCAGCTCGCATGCGTTCACGGCATTCAGCCATGCGAACATGGGTAGGTTTGCCCTTCTCGGTATCGGTAGCGTGTGACATAGGTAGAGCATCGACGCCAGAACACGGTTTGCACAATCGCCTGATCCGATTCCTTGGCGATCGGCGATAGGCGCCGATCCGATGCCGATCCGATTGCGCCAATGGTCGCGCCACGTCAGCAGCAGTGCGCCTTCGATGCCGTACACGCTCCAACAGCCCGGCCGATGGATCGACAACGCCTATCAGGCGCGGATTTTGCGCCTACTGCGGATCAGCATGTTGGGCGATTAAAGCAAAGGTTGCGCCCGATAGGCTGCGACGATAAAGAGGCTCGGGCATGGGGTTTGCTTAGGGGCTCGCCCCAAGTTTGGGGCCGGCTCCCTGTTGGGGTTTGAGTGCCGGTGGTGGTCGACCTGCAGGATCATCTCGACGCGCTTCGATTATGACGCTCCACGCGGGCCTGTCGGCACGCCGATGCACTCGCCAGCCGAGCCGGTGCCGCGGGCTCTGCGGGGCGCTGATGCGACGTGGTAGGGCTTACGGGTTGGAGTCGGGAGACTGGATCAGATCCAGTTGCGCACGAAGATCGTCCATGTCGATTTCGGGTGCTGCGGCGATCTCCGCGGCGAGCGATTCGACCATGCCGGCAGGGATTTTGAGCAGATCGGCTAGGGCTTCCAGGTCTTCACTCATGAGCGGCGCCGGTGCCCTCAACGATCTGGCGATAAAGACTTTCGCGCATTCGATCGACCACGGCGATAACGCGCTCGACTGCGGCGCCATCGATACCGGCGTCTCGCTCAAGCAAGTCAGGCAAACTTTCGAGCCCGGTCGCGATCGGCTTGATCGTCTCGGACAGGACGCGCTCGAAATCGGCTGCGGTAATCAGCTCTCCGCGGACCTTCCCGAGCTGCGTTTCCGCCAGATCCGCCCGAGCTGCGTCGAGTCTGGCTCGTTCACGCTGCGGGTCGAGCGTGCCGGGCTCGGTGGCTGCGTCGGGCTTGGGAGTGAACCGCCACTCGGCGACGGCGAGTAGGTCAAACTGCCACGGGCGCCCCGAGTCGCCTCGCTCGATCACCGGGCATCCGCCGTTTCGGGTCCAGGTGTCGACGGTCGGCAAACTGACGCCGAAAAACGCGGCGACGCCAGAACGGTTGGCGATTCGCGACGGATGCGGGGTTGTTTTCACTTATGCGGTTATAAAATCAAGTTATGAGGTGAGAAAACGATAGCGCCCCGAGCTGCGCGAAACCTGCGGTATACAGGTTCCGGCACAGGACCCGGAACGTGTACGACACACGCAACACCCTGAACCGTAAGCACTTATAGCCATCTGCTCTGGCGTCTGCGTATCGTAGAAGTCGAGCATCCGACGCGACGCGCCACGTCTTCCAGGCTCTCCCCTTTCGCCAGCAGCTCTCGGGCCTCACGGTCTCGATGCTCTCGGTCAATCGCCTGGATGTAATACTCGGCGCCTCCCCATCGGTGCCGGACCTCCGCGACCGCAGCGGTCACGGCGGCTTCGGCCAACCCGAGACGGATACAGGTTTGCTTCGTGTCGGTCAAAATGTCTTCGGCCAATGCACAGACCTCGACAGGTGGTGTGAGGTTGCCGGTCGGCGCCTCGCGTTATTCCCAAGCCCCGCCATTCGGTGGCGCGACACTGAGACTATCGAAGCCCCGCAACATCGAACAAAGCAGCGTTGCGGCGCTGCTGCGGTTTAGGGTGTGTTCCAGCTCGTCCAGCTCGTCACGCTCGCTCGCGCAAAGCTCGGGCTCGTGACGCAGAAGCCGTACATACCTCTCGGCGTCTGCGATCAAGCGGCCTGGATCCCTCACGAATCGCGGCGCGTGCTCGGTCATCGTTTCACGCGGCCATGTCTTCGTTGCGGATCCAACCATGACTGGTCCACTGGTAAGCATCCTCTCCACTCGGCGCCTTCTCTGCGGGTGTGGTGTCAACGGTGACGCCAGCGGCCTCGAGTGCGCTGGTGAGATCCGCAATCTCGCCTCGCAACAGATCCGCTTGCGCGTCCAGCTCTTGGACCTTGGCCCGACGCGCGGCGACCGGGAGACCCGCATCCGCGGAAGGTTTGACGCTGCTGAGCTTGAGCATCGCATCGGCGATCGTTTCGGCTGGCAAGATCGCGCACAGCAGATCAATCGAGACCTTGCCGCCGGGCACGCCATACAGCGCTGCATCTGAGCCGTGCGCAGTCTCGGCGCTGGCGGCTTGCTTGTGCAGCTCTTTCAGCAATTGGTCGACCTCCGCTTGAGCCTCGATCGCGCGGCGCCGGATGTTGGCAACCAGGATGCCCCGGACATCTTCAGGTGCGGTCGGCGCACTCAAGATCCGCTCGCGCTCGGCGAGCACGCTATCCAAGCGTGCACGGGTTTCGGCGAGTCGATCGCGGGCGCTGCTGATTTGCGCTTGAACCTCTTTCGCCATTTGGGCGAGGCTCGACGGGGATGCTGCGGGCACTTGCTTAGCTGGCATGGCGATAGACTCCGGTGAATTGATCCATGATGCGCTGCTGCGCTTCGGCGACCTGTTGCTTGCGCTTATCGTCTTCGCGGGCCTGGATAAAGCCGACTCTCACGGCTTCATTGATTCGGCGCTGCGACTCGGAGATAACCGGCGCCGGGGTTTGTTCGGGCTCATCTTTCGCGCGTGCGAGGTTCAACGGCGCTAGGTCGCCACGGCGAAGCGGTCCAGGCCAATTGCAAGCCTGCTCCGACTGCTCACCGAAAAAGACGGCGCGATTCATAAAACGTGGAACTTTCATTATTCGGTCCTCGGGTGGTGGTCAATACGGGTTTCGCGGCGGATCTGGTCAATCTCTTTGCGGTAATCAAACCATCCGCTTGCACGTCGCGTCGGCGGATTGGGTTTCTGCAATACGCAGCGGTGACACTCCGGGTCGGTCAATCGATCCTCATACCGGCATATCTCGCGGGTGTCGTTCGTCGTGCGGTGGCAGCTCTTTAGAGGCATGACGCCCCCGTCGCTCGCGGCGCGTTCAGCTCCGCGCACAGACTGCGCCACGTCGCGGCGAAGTCGAGAAAGAGCGGCGGCGCTCGGGATAGGTCGGATTCAGCGGCCATGAAAGCGAGCGCCACTAATACAGCGTGCTCCGTCTCCGTGAGCCCATATTGCGCTCCCCGCGGGGCCTCGCATGGTGCGCGCGGTGCGGGTGTTGGATCTGGCAAGGTTTCGTCGCTCATCTGGTCATCAGCGGCGCTACGGGGCCGGTTGGCGCGGAGCGATTGAGTAGACGCGCACGTCGTTGCAAGTCGCGCTGTAATGCTTCGATCACGATTGAGCGAATAGACGCACCTGAAGATGCGGCAATGCTTTTCAATGCCCGGTGATCGGCTTCTGGTAGGTCGACAACCAATCTTTTTGGTGTGGTGATTCTCATGTGTACAAATCTACAGGAACGAATGAGGATGTCAATTCGAATCGGATGATCTCCGCACGATTGCGGAGATCTCCACAGCTTCCACTTATGCCGCTCGACGCTTCGCCGATCTGATCTGATAGTGACGAATCCATCTGGCCTGTTCGTCGCTCGGCTGGATCCCTGGAAAGAGCTTCCAGGCGAACGGCGGCTTCATTCCTCCGAACTTCGCAAGGAACGCATGGAACGCCCATCCATCCTTCCATCCTCGACGCTCGGCATACCATCGAAACGCCTGATACCATCCTCGTCGATCCTCGACGCTGAATACCGCGGTTCCGTCGTCGCCTGATCCGTATTCGACGAGACGCCCGTCTCGATAGACGACTTTCGACTTGCGACCCGGCCGATCGATGCCGCACGACGAGCAGGTGAATTGATCCGACTCCATGACGGCTCCGCAGTGCGAACAGGCGACCATGCGCTTTTCGGCCTTCTTCTTCGATGCGGCTTGATGTTCGCCCTTCCCGAGATCGGGAACCTCGAAGTGAATCGGCAGACCGAATCGAAGGGTATTCCCCGCATGGTCCAGAATCAGGGCGTCGGCTTTTCCATCGGCACGCCGTATGACCCGCCCGAGCTGTTGCATATGCAGAGCTTCCGATAGCGTAGGTCGAGCTAGAATTGCGCACGATGCGCCTGGATAGTCGAAGCCGATGCCCAACACGTTGACGCTCGATAAGACGCGGATCTCGCCGGCCTTGAACGATGCAATGATGTCCTTGCGCTCGTCGGGCCGGGTGTAGGCGTCGATGTGCGCTGCGGACACGCCAGCGTCGACGAAGTCGGCTATCACCGATTTGCTGTGCGCAATGTCGACGGCGAATACTAGAGTCGGGCGGTCGATCGCCTTTTCCGTCCAGGTTGCGATGATGTCGCCGATCAAGGC
This region includes:
- a CDS encoding DEAD/DEAH box helicase family protein encodes the protein MFELHPFQGDIIRELRQGYAAGHRRQMCALATGGGKTVVASHLIRSASAKGNRSIFIVDRIELVNQAADTLQAVGLRVGVMQAGNTWLHCDDEVIVGTRQTFAARGVPPAGFAIIDEAHVLAKDHIKLMEAWNRVPFIGLSATPLRPDLGGHFTNLVRGPTVAWLTEQGFLTPARAFCPGSESIERAISGVKLKRGDFVSSELADAMNTKALIGDIIATWTEKAIDRPTLVFAVDIAHSKSVIADFVDAGVSAAHIDAYTRPDERKDIIASFKAGEIRVLSSVNVLGIGFDYPGASCAILARPTLSEALHMQQLGRVIRRADGKADALILDHAGNTLRFGLPIHFEVPDLGKGEHQAASKKKAEKRMVACSHCGAVMESDQFTCSSCGIDRPGRKSKVVYRDGRLVEYGSGDDGTAVFSVEDRRGWYQAFRWYAERRGWKDGWAFHAFLAKFGGMKPPFAWKLFPGIQPSDEQARWIRHYQIRSAKRRAA
- a CDS encoding DUF1441 family protein; the protein is MIERGDSGRPWQFDLLAVAEWRFTPKPDAATEPGTLDPQRERARLDAARADLAETQLGKVRGELITAADFERVLSETIKPIATGLESLPDLLERDAGIDGAAVERVIAVVDRMRESLYRQIVEGTGAAHE
- a CDS encoding helix-turn-helix domain-containing protein, with the protein product MTAAVAEVRHRWGGAEYYIQAIDREHRDREARELLAKGESLEDVARRVGCSTSTIRRRQSRWL
- a CDS encoding BRCT domain-containing protein: MSRGVRLFIYQDAKGSITARKVINVSESEQYIQGVCTSSNALRTFRKDRILDDAVDDENINTKLEHYLSINPQPLTSSAYIRRRAPNLDGAPEVCFTGFKKDDKEDLIALANSFDMVVRSAVTSNLAFLCCGYNAGPKKIEKSRHQGVVVMSELQFREMLKTGEIPEEA